One window from the genome of Elaeis guineensis isolate ETL-2024a chromosome 5, EG11, whole genome shotgun sequence encodes:
- the LOC140857789 gene encoding uncharacterized protein has translation MPEPQHYSDYGFDPQIDYFQVLEEARRHSKRNEARSLDALHFKLQKPISKDDAKSRKKRRWWWKSALFFWKRAKAGGDDDVGSGCRRPKSYASPYRAVSGPVYATESGGSTTPCRTSRPSSGPLAAAEVGGVGLPYLSLRDLNLVDGHRFSASAAAAPTPMPIYLVT, from the exons ATGCCGGAGCCCCAGCATTACAGTGACTACGGCTTCGATCCCCAGATCGACTACTTCCAG GTGTTAGAGGAGGCCCGGAGACACAGCAAGAGGAACGAAGCGCGGTCGCTGGACGCGCTCCACTTCAAGCTCCAGAAGCCCATCTCCAAGGATGACGCCAAGTCCCGGAAGAAGCGCCGCTGGTGGTGGAAATCCGCCCTTTTCTTCTGGAAGCGCGCCAAGGCCGGTGGCGACGATGACGTTGGGTCCGGTTGCCGCCGTCCAAAGAGCTACGCCTCTCCTTACCGGGCGGTGTCCGGACCGGTGTACGCGACGGAGAGTGGGGGGTCGACCACGCCGTGCCGCACCAGCCGGCCCAGCTCCGGGCCGCTGGCTGCGGCGGAGGTCGGGGGGGTGGGGCTCCCGTATCTCAGTCTTCGGGATCTCAACCTCGTTGACGGCCACCGGTTCTccgcctccgccgccgccgccccgACGCCAATGCCCATCTACCTTGTTACCTGA